Proteins encoded within one genomic window of Halocatena marina:
- a CDS encoding xanthine dehydrogenase family protein subunit M encodes MYPSSFEYERAESVEDALSLMDQYADENAELLAGGHSLLPTMKSGLASPDALIDIGHIDELNGIEENGESINLGALTSYSAVDDAETMWNGATAFAEAAHRIGDVQVRNRGTVGGNIAHADPASDLPAALLASDGTVVAHGPDGERSIPVDDFFETMYTTALAEDEILTRLELPKRGQNSHVGAYAKKPSPSSGYAMVGVAVVLELDGESVDSARIAANGAMDHAVRLEPVEEALTGETLSDETIAEAAEHATDDLDTMLLMDDLQASSEFRAQLLKVYTKRALESGLDRVNAPAPAAD; translated from the coding sequence ATGTATCCATCATCATTCGAGTACGAGCGGGCCGAGAGCGTCGAAGACGCGCTCTCGCTCATGGATCAGTATGCAGACGAGAACGCCGAACTGCTCGCTGGGGGCCACAGCCTGCTCCCAACGATGAAATCCGGACTCGCAAGTCCGGATGCGCTGATCGATATCGGACATATCGACGAACTAAACGGGATTGAGGAGAACGGAGAGTCTATCAATCTTGGCGCGCTCACGTCGTATTCTGCGGTTGATGACGCAGAGACGATGTGGAATGGAGCGACTGCCTTCGCAGAAGCCGCTCACCGCATCGGTGACGTGCAGGTCCGAAACCGGGGAACTGTCGGTGGGAACATCGCTCACGCAGATCCTGCCTCAGACCTCCCAGCCGCACTGCTCGCTTCAGATGGAACAGTCGTCGCTCACGGACCGGATGGCGAACGCTCGATCCCAGTCGACGACTTCTTCGAGACGATGTACACGACCGCTCTCGCTGAAGACGAGATCCTCACTCGACTCGAACTCCCAAAGCGGGGACAGAACAGTCACGTCGGTGCGTACGCGAAAAAGCCAAGCCCGTCGTCCGGATACGCAATGGTCGGTGTGGCAGTCGTGCTCGAACTCGACGGAGAGTCTGTTGACTCGGCGCGGATCGCTGCAAACGGCGCGATGGATCATGCAGTTAGGCTCGAACCGGTCGAAGAAGCGCTCACAGGCGAGACGCTTTCAGATGAGACGATCGCAGAAGCCGCCGAGCACGCGACCGACGACCTCGACACCATGCTGTTGATGGATGACCTCCAAGCATCGAGTGAGTTCCGTGCCCAACTGCTCAAGGTGTACACGAAACGTGCACTCGAAAGCGGACTCGACCGAGTGAATGCACCAGCACCAGCGGCCGACTAA
- a CDS encoding MoxR family ATPase, which translates to MNETDRQHSFSAFSETELRELFESTDYVAEDDIVTTVLLALRLDKPLLIEGEPGSGKTELGKVLATGFDTELIRLQCYEGLTAENTLYEWNYTKQLLSIQAGEQGVAEELESTSDVETIDVHEDGSEDTDENGDEPSTVFSEEYLLERPLLRAVSAEHPPPPVLLIDEIDRADEEFEALLLEVLSDMQVTIPELGTVRATVPPIVIITSNRTRGLSDALKRRCLYLHVEPPSYEKERAIVRQKVPELDGAVATEVCAMTQRLREEPFLKQPGVAETLDWARAVAELRQDGDGPLSLSTVENTLGCLLKEVEDIQRVDDSLLSALLESASDARAEG; encoded by the coding sequence ATGAACGAGACGGACCGACAACATTCGTTTTCGGCGTTTAGCGAAACTGAGCTCCGCGAGCTGTTCGAATCGACGGATTACGTCGCCGAAGACGACATTGTAACCACTGTGTTGCTCGCGTTACGGCTCGATAAGCCGCTGCTCATTGAGGGTGAGCCGGGGTCGGGAAAGACCGAACTCGGGAAGGTACTCGCAACGGGATTCGATACTGAGCTCATTCGACTCCAGTGTTATGAAGGGTTGACTGCCGAGAACACTCTCTACGAGTGGAACTACACCAAACAGCTCCTCTCGATACAAGCGGGCGAACAGGGCGTTGCAGAAGAACTCGAGAGTACGAGTGACGTCGAGACAATCGACGTTCACGAAGACGGGAGTGAAGACACCGATGAAAACGGGGACGAGCCGTCGACGGTGTTCTCCGAAGAGTATCTCTTGGAACGGCCATTGCTGCGCGCGGTCTCAGCAGAGCACCCACCGCCACCCGTACTGCTCATCGACGAGATTGACCGCGCTGACGAGGAGTTTGAGGCACTCCTTTTGGAAGTGCTGTCGGACATGCAGGTCACGATTCCAGAACTCGGTACCGTTCGTGCGACCGTTCCACCGATCGTTATTATCACTTCGAACCGGACACGGGGGCTGTCGGACGCGCTGAAACGACGGTGTCTCTATCTCCACGTCGAGCCACCGTCGTACGAAAAAGAGCGTGCAATCGTCCGCCAGAAGGTGCCAGAACTCGACGGGGCGGTCGCCACCGAGGTGTGTGCAATGACCCAGCGACTCCGTGAGGAACCGTTTTTGAAACAGCCCGGCGTTGCCGAGACCTTAGATTGGGCGCGTGCCGTCGCAGAACTCCGACAGGACGGCGACGGGCCGTTGTCGCTTTCGACCGTCGAGAATACGCTCGGTTGTCTCTTAAAGGAGGTCGAAGACATCCAACGCGTCGATGATTCCTTACTGTCGGCGTTGCTGGAATCGGCGAGTGACGCCCGAGCAGAAGGATGA
- a CDS encoding VWA domain-containing protein, with the protein MNGPFSGEGSENTDPNQNGTIDVVAARDTVLSALLGFCRVLRQSGVNVPANAAITAARALVTVGFDDKERVRAALRASLISRQADIATFDRLFPEFWRRLTAGLDISDGPDRPDEPDGQLAPLTTREAATSDTNRNAVSDESAQESISRWTKSSGTTTESENESETTTTARYSPTGHSEPVSIETTVRHTELDRAVRRLTLAIGGLRDRRWSQTGTDHAYARRALRESISTGGTVVSLPQRDRAERAVRAVLLVDVSRSVLDIVDRSFLIRFLHAVSTAWRQVRVFFFDTNIRDVTEPFHAPTDEAAVDALRRAETEWGGGTRIGNALDVVRHEHPDAIDRRTVVFIVSDGLEMGDVDRLEEGMVWLSHKARRSFWLNPLAVSPAYEPTARGMAAALPYTDGLFAFSGPSDLAEIARQLELDRRSIGYEHDPRRTDA; encoded by the coding sequence ATGAACGGCCCGTTTTCCGGAGAAGGCAGCGAGAACACCGACCCCAATCAGAACGGGACGATCGATGTGGTCGCGGCGCGAGATACAGTGCTGTCCGCACTGCTCGGATTCTGTCGGGTGCTCAGACAGTCGGGGGTGAACGTTCCCGCAAACGCAGCAATAACGGCTGCACGGGCGCTCGTGACAGTCGGGTTCGACGATAAAGAGCGCGTACGCGCTGCGCTTCGGGCGTCTCTTATCTCACGGCAAGCAGATATCGCCACGTTCGACCGGCTGTTTCCCGAGTTCTGGCGACGACTGACTGCCGGACTCGACATTAGCGACGGACCAGATCGTCCGGACGAACCAGATGGGCAGCTCGCTCCCCTCACCACCCGGGAAGCAGCTACGAGCGACACTAACAGGAACGCTGTCAGCGACGAGTCTGCACAAGAGAGCATTTCGCGGTGGACAAAATCATCAGGAACAACCACCGAATCAGAAAACGAATCGGAGACAACGACGACCGCACGCTACAGCCCAACGGGACACTCAGAGCCGGTGTCCATCGAGACGACAGTCCGGCACACAGAGCTCGATCGGGCAGTACGCAGACTGACGCTTGCTATCGGAGGGCTGCGTGACCGACGGTGGAGTCAAACGGGAACAGACCACGCATACGCTCGAAGAGCGCTCAGAGAGAGTATATCGACAGGAGGGACGGTCGTTTCGCTGCCACAGCGCGACCGTGCCGAACGCGCGGTCCGTGCCGTGTTGCTCGTCGATGTGAGCCGATCAGTGCTCGATATCGTCGATCGCTCCTTTCTCATTCGATTTCTGCACGCGGTGTCTACAGCATGGCGTCAGGTTCGGGTGTTCTTCTTCGATACGAACATCCGTGATGTGACTGAGCCGTTTCACGCCCCGACTGACGAGGCGGCGGTTGATGCGCTCAGACGCGCTGAAACCGAGTGGGGTGGAGGAACCCGCATTGGAAACGCACTCGATGTGGTTAGGCACGAACATCCAGATGCGATTGACCGTCGGACGGTCGTCTTCATCGTGAGCGATGGACTCGAGATGGGTGATGTTGATCGTCTCGAAGAAGGGATGGTGTGGCTGTCACACAAAGCCCGTCGTTCGTTCTGGCTCAATCCCCTTGCGGTCTCGCCCGCTTACGAACCAACAGCACGGGGGATGGCAGCAGCACTGCCCTACACCGACGGGCTGTTCGCGTTCAGCGGTCCGAGCGATCTTGCAGAGATCGCTCGACAGCTCGAACTCGACCGACGCTCGATTGGCTACGAGCACGATCCGAGACGGACCGATGCATGA
- a CDS encoding XdhC family protein, producing MSASNWSVPETEVLAAAREVLEADRPAALATVVDVRGSAYRRPGAKMIIPEDGGGIGSVTAGCLEEDVRSLATDVLAAGEPRVETFDLMGDDDVWGLGVGCNGVIDILIEPLSEQYRPVLSAFAAGNNIAVCTVLDSTDRAQSIQDGAVYLGDRAYCEPAPATFDRVSGAWPDWLVRAVREPAETLASRGKAETVTVERKASDGSENTEHATVFIDGVAAPPELFVFGTGHDVEPVCELAKNADFRVTVVGFRGASATEDRFPAADRVVSTSPGRLREDLTFNENTYAVVMTHNFIDDRLTVDELLSTNVPYIGLMGPRERFEEMQDDFAEEEQAKTPNELQNLYTPAGLDLGGDTPYQIAHSIVSELLVVDNNRAPRHLKAREGPIHERVTLGSPQSDD from the coding sequence ATGAGCGCAAGTAACTGGAGTGTACCGGAAACGGAGGTGCTCGCTGCCGCCCGTGAAGTACTTGAGGCAGATCGGCCTGCTGCGCTGGCGACGGTCGTCGACGTGCGTGGGAGTGCGTATCGCCGCCCTGGCGCGAAGATGATCATTCCCGAAGACGGTGGCGGAATCGGGAGCGTCACAGCTGGCTGTCTCGAAGAGGACGTTCGGTCGCTTGCCACTGATGTGCTCGCTGCGGGAGAACCACGCGTCGAGACGTTCGATCTAATGGGCGATGATGATGTCTGGGGACTCGGTGTCGGATGTAACGGAGTGATCGATATCCTCATCGAACCACTGTCCGAACAGTATCGACCAGTCCTCTCTGCGTTCGCAGCCGGGAACAACATCGCCGTTTGTACCGTCCTCGACAGCACCGATCGGGCACAAAGCATACAGGATGGAGCAGTGTATCTCGGTGATCGAGCGTATTGTGAACCAGCGCCAGCAACATTCGACCGCGTATCGGGAGCGTGGCCGGACTGGCTTGTCCGAGCTGTTCGGGAACCAGCCGAAACGCTCGCTTCGCGTGGGAAGGCAGAGACGGTAACGGTCGAACGCAAAGCAAGCGACGGAAGTGAAAACACAGAGCACGCGACAGTGTTCATCGACGGTGTGGCCGCACCACCAGAGCTGTTCGTGTTCGGCACCGGTCACGACGTTGAGCCAGTCTGTGAACTAGCGAAAAATGCGGACTTTCGCGTGACAGTGGTCGGATTTCGTGGCGCAAGTGCGACCGAAGATCGGTTCCCGGCTGCCGATCGTGTGGTGTCAACGTCTCCGGGACGACTCCGAGAGGATCTCACCTTCAATGAAAACACCTACGCTGTCGTAATGACACACAACTTTATTGATGATCGTCTGACTGTGGACGAACTACTCTCGACAAACGTTCCGTACATCGGTCTCATGGGGCCACGCGAACGTTTCGAGGAGATGCAAGACGATTTCGCCGAAGAGGAACAGGCCAAGACTCCCAACGAACTACAGAATCTCTACACTCCCGCCGGACTCGACCTCGGTGGTGATACTCCGTACCAAATAGCCCACAGCATTGTTTCAGAGCTACTTGTAGTTGATAATAACCGGGCACCGCGACACCTCAAAGCCCGTGAGGGACCAATCCACGAGCGCGTGACACTTGGTTCACCACAATCAGACGACTAA
- the dpsA gene encoding DNA starvation/stationary phase protection protein DpsA yields MSTQEERIRQKKGDVEENALRIDTDRAEQIIDALNTDLANSYVLYHQLKKHHWNVEGAEFLELHRFLEEAYETVEEGADEIAERAQALGGVPVAGPSAQEERATVTFEGEDVYDVRLSLRNDLEIYGDIIESLRDHIELSDNLGDFATSEMLREILVEVEEDAHHIEHYLEDDTLVLEEATH; encoded by the coding sequence ATGAGCACCCAAGAAGAGCGAATTCGTCAGAAGAAGGGTGACGTCGAAGAGAATGCACTGCGCATCGACACAGATCGCGCAGAGCAGATCATCGACGCGCTCAACACAGACCTAGCAAACTCGTACGTTCTATACCACCAGCTAAAAAAGCACCACTGGAACGTCGAAGGTGCAGAGTTCCTCGAACTGCACCGCTTCCTCGAAGAAGCGTACGAAACGGTCGAAGAAGGAGCAGACGAGATTGCAGAGCGTGCTCAGGCTCTTGGTGGGGTTCCGGTTGCAGGACCATCTGCACAAGAAGAGCGCGCGACGGTCACGTTCGAAGGGGAAGACGTGTACGACGTTCGACTGTCGCTCAGAAACGATCTTGAGATATACGGTGACATCATCGAGTCACTCCGCGATCACATCGAACTCAGTGACAATCTTGGCGACTTCGCGACGAGTGAGATGTTGCGCGAGATTCTCGTCGAGGTCGAAGAGGATGCACACCACATCGAACACTACCTCGAAGACGACACCCTCGTCCTCGAAGAAGCAACTCACTGA
- the aglJ gene encoding S-layer glycoprotein N-glycosyltransferase AglJ: MAITDVCILIPTFNEASTIGGVIDGFTDQGYTNVLVIDGRSTDGTQEIATEHGARVIEQRRSGKGQAVREGLEYIESSYILMIDGDATYDPADADQLLNPLVEGRAEHVIGNRFANMDEQAMNRLNQFGNRVINGTFAMIHGRDFGDILSGYRAFTRESLERFVLTADGFTIETELAVACVKHRIPTAIVPVQYHPRPESSETNLDPFRDGGRIIHTLYSLARTNNPLFYFGSVGSVSIVSGIAIGAFIGYEWYVHHVSHEALAIVSAFAILLGVQLFMFGVLSDMVIAVNREHTRQVEELATQLIEPETESEIHADWDETIEQTQSEQKSRSSEREEKPDQAVGIDD; encoded by the coding sequence ATGGCTATCACGGATGTATGTATCCTCATTCCGACATTTAACGAGGCTTCAACCATCGGTGGTGTCATCGACGGATTTACTGATCAAGGATACACGAACGTCCTCGTTATCGATGGCCGTTCGACCGATGGCACCCAAGAAATCGCCACAGAGCACGGTGCACGCGTCATCGAACAGCGGCGTTCTGGAAAGGGACAAGCGGTTCGTGAGGGGCTCGAATACATCGAGTCGTCGTACATCCTCATGATCGACGGGGATGCGACCTACGACCCAGCAGACGCAGACCAGCTCCTCAACCCGCTGGTTGAGGGACGGGCAGAACACGTCATCGGCAATCGATTCGCCAATATGGACGAACAGGCAATGAACCGACTCAATCAGTTCGGCAACCGGGTCATCAACGGGACGTTTGCGATGATCCACGGACGTGATTTCGGCGATATTCTCAGCGGGTACCGGGCGTTCACTCGTGAATCGCTCGAGCGATTCGTCCTTACAGCTGATGGGTTCACGATCGAAACCGAACTCGCCGTTGCGTGCGTCAAACACCGGATTCCGACGGCTATTGTCCCAGTACAGTACCACCCGCGACCAGAATCATCAGAGACGAATCTCGATCCGTTCCGCGACGGAGGTCGTATCATCCACACGCTCTACAGCCTCGCTCGAACGAACAATCCGCTATTTTACTTTGGAAGCGTTGGAAGCGTAAGTATAGTTTCTGGGATTGCAATCGGTGCGTTCATTGGCTATGAATGGTACGTACATCACGTTTCTCACGAAGCGCTGGCAATCGTCTCGGCGTTTGCTATCCTTCTTGGGGTACAGCTGTTCATGTTCGGTGTACTCTCCGATATGGTCATTGCGGTGAATAGAGAACACACCCGACAGGTCGAAGAGCTCGCTACCCAGCTCATCGAACCCGAAACCGAATCAGAGATTCATGCCGACTGGGATGAAACTATCGAGCAAACACAGAGCGAACAAAAAAGCCGAAGCTCCGAACGTGAAGAGAAACCCGATCAGGCGGTTGGAATCGACGATTAG
- the arsN2 gene encoding arsenic resistance N-acetyltransferase ArsN2, translated as MTDEIDLRAAKRDDIGYLKSLLRENGLPVDDIPDVFDSLSVCTIDGKRVGVGGFEQYGQDALLRSVAIEEAERNKGYGKLLCEQLLAVARRKGVATMYLLTTTADEFFRQLEFKNVDRDTVPRSIQQTSEFSDLCPSTATCLKRTL; from the coding sequence ATGACCGACGAGATAGATTTGCGAGCGGCTAAGCGGGATGATATTGGTTATCTCAAATCACTTCTCAGAGAGAACGGACTCCCGGTAGATGATATCCCAGACGTATTCGACAGTCTCTCCGTTTGCACTATCGACGGGAAACGAGTTGGGGTTGGTGGATTCGAACAGTACGGTCAGGACGCACTCCTCCGTTCGGTGGCGATTGAAGAAGCAGAACGCAACAAGGGCTACGGGAAACTACTCTGTGAGCAGTTGCTCGCAGTGGCCCGTAGAAAGGGCGTCGCAACGATGTATCTCTTGACGACGACTGCGGATGAGTTCTTTCGCCAGCTTGAATTCAAGAACGTCGATCGAGACACTGTTCCAAGATCGATTCAACAGACGAGCGAATTCAGCGATCTCTGTCCATCGACGGCGACCTGTCTGAAAAGGACCCTTTAG
- a CDS encoding ribbon-helix-helix domain-containing protein, producing the protein MTEYTTVSIPKDLADRVDETIEGTSFSSTSDLVRFLLRSIVIQHQRSGSLTEAEFEEIASQLRDLGYLRD; encoded by the coding sequence ATGACGGAGTATACTACTGTGTCCATTCCGAAGGATCTAGCAGACCGTGTTGATGAGACGATCGAGGGAACGAGTTTTTCAAGCACCAGCGACCTCGTTCGGTTCCTCCTCCGGAGTATCGTCATTCAGCACCAGCGATCTGGGAGCCTCACAGAGGCAGAATTTGAGGAAATAGCTAGTCAGTTGCGCGATCTCGGTTATCTACGAGACTGA
- a CDS encoding PQQ-binding-like beta-propeller repeat protein yields MNSRDVAVNRRSFLAGTTSILTSFGLFTRDSGGFARGETSTTAGNWTHPGATAGHSGYLPEDVGPTGDITKAWDHSLSRGNNNDGVAVVDDTVYTGGGPLRALNVADGAERWSFDPTVPDLEYHDAGNTPEVQSPAVMDGTVYASVRIGVYDAGDAQHTALIAVDAETGEKRWRVDSDGLSSGLFSPVVAADGAIFTSGPDIDGGTKNWWYAFDGDDGTVRWRRPLKTDTKETLPVADGRLYLPREKGVQALDTATGKTVWTALPRVNTTSTPIVSDGTLFVTEENPPGMTLIALDAATGDEYWRTAYPSSDDYPSLDVGAVDDEHVYIQIHKSDADIIALSRNDGSERWRASIPQPPEQDEGPVMNVPTDGVARVGSLLYVGGAALNPTDGSVAWTHAIPGPWIFGYSLRAVAGGRVYIGGDKLIVLSGTTEQPEPSPPTETLQVGTTTTEPPSTTTERNTETGTLSTTAPSSETSAPATAVPSPTDSNPSDPSPTVSTASEQTTATDGPGFGVASALGGIGLIAWRAFTRNEE; encoded by the coding sequence ATGAATAGCCGCGATGTAGCGGTCAATCGGCGTTCGTTTCTTGCAGGAACTACCTCAATATTGACTAGTTTTGGTTTATTCACTCGTGATTCGGGTGGGTTTGCACGAGGGGAGACATCCACAACGGCTGGTAATTGGACACATCCTGGAGCGACCGCTGGCCATTCCGGGTATCTCCCCGAAGATGTCGGTCCGACAGGAGACATCACGAAAGCGTGGGATCATTCTCTCAGCCGCGGTAACAACAACGACGGGGTGGCAGTCGTCGATGACACAGTCTACACTGGTGGTGGACCGTTACGGGCACTGAATGTCGCTGACGGGGCCGAGCGCTGGTCGTTCGATCCGACCGTCCCAGACCTCGAGTACCACGACGCAGGGAACACTCCGGAAGTGCAGTCTCCCGCCGTTATGGATGGGACGGTGTACGCATCGGTCCGAATCGGGGTGTACGACGCTGGTGACGCACAGCACACTGCATTGATCGCTGTCGACGCGGAAACCGGCGAAAAACGCTGGCGGGTCGACTCAGATGGGCTGTCTAGTGGATTATTCTCACCGGTCGTTGCCGCCGATGGAGCAATCTTCACGAGCGGTCCAGACATTGACGGCGGGACGAAGAACTGGTGGTATGCGTTTGACGGGGACGATGGAACCGTCCGCTGGCGACGGCCGCTCAAAACAGATACCAAGGAGACGCTCCCCGTCGCCGATGGTCGATTGTACCTTCCTCGTGAGAAGGGTGTGCAAGCACTCGATACGGCGACTGGCAAAACCGTCTGGACGGCACTACCTCGGGTAAACACCACGTCCACCCCAATCGTGTCCGATGGAACGCTGTTTGTCACCGAGGAAAATCCGCCGGGGATGACGCTCATCGCACTCGACGCAGCGACAGGAGACGAATACTGGCGCACTGCCTATCCGTCATCTGACGACTATCCCAGTCTGGACGTCGGTGCGGTAGACGACGAGCACGTATACATTCAGATTCACAAAAGCGACGCCGATATCATTGCTCTCAGCCGGAACGACGGCAGCGAGCGTTGGCGGGCATCCATACCACAACCCCCCGAACAAGACGAAGGGCCCGTCATGAACGTCCCGACAGACGGAGTCGCACGAGTCGGTTCTCTCCTCTACGTCGGTGGGGCCGCCCTGAACCCTACAGACGGGTCCGTTGCGTGGACGCATGCAATACCCGGACCGTGGATATTCGGCTATTCCTTACGCGCGGTCGCCGGGGGCCGTGTGTACATTGGCGGTGATAAACTCATCGTGCTGAGCGGCACAACCGAACAGCCCGAACCATCACCACCAACAGAAACGCTTCAGGTCGGTACCACTACGACCGAACCACCATCCACGACAACAGAAAGGAATACGGAAACAGGAACGCTGTCCACAACAGCCCCATCATCTGAGACGTCAGCGCCCGCAACCGCTGTCCCGTCCCCAACAGACTCGAACCCGTCAGACCCGAGCCCGACAGTCAGCACGGCGTCGGAGCAGACAACGGCGACAGACGGTCCGGGGTTTGGGGTAGCGTCCGCCCTCGGTGGAATCGGACTAATAGCGTGGCGCGCATTCACACGCAACGAAGAGTGA
- a CDS encoding helix-turn-helix transcriptional regulator produces MNDLTAFQRDLLVVIAGIGEEHPHGLAIKEALDKYYDSPIQHGHLYPNLDALADRGFIEKGKLDKRSNYYALTDGGWEELTNRYQWVGQQIEQHMSEAPMN; encoded by the coding sequence ATGAATGATCTTACTGCATTCCAGCGTGATCTTCTCGTAGTGATCGCGGGTATCGGTGAAGAACATCCTCACGGCTTGGCGATCAAAGAAGCCCTCGATAAATACTACGACTCTCCGATCCAGCACGGCCATCTCTATCCAAATCTTGACGCGCTCGCTGACCGGGGTTTCATTGAGAAAGGGAAACTCGACAAACGTTCGAACTACTACGCACTCACTGACGGAGGGTGGGAAGAACTCACCAACCGGTATCAGTGGGTAGGACAGCAAATCGAACAGCACATGAGTGAAGCGCCAATGAACTGA
- a CDS encoding DUF4013 domain-containing protein: MIREALNYPPSGKHGSRAVVVGGLFFAVLAVAIVTSGYLLSRELSAEFPTSEATEQALVTDELFVILIAVALFYLSIHLLVRGYYVAVLRTVVGVANPVAPRFRIRALVDGIKSALILFGYLVPALVLGGLGLFIRRPSTPETENAVINTVGAFAFLLGLFALIAAAYLVPAATALFAQQNSVRAAFEFSRVRTCVFTEDYAVGWVFAGVMRLIVVPIAILLEFILVGFFLRFYLHVSIQHLYAIAVTSALGLTADDSNNGGDTPAEDPLHPSVG, translated from the coding sequence GTGATCCGTGAGGCGTTGAACTATCCACCGTCGGGAAAGCACGGTTCAAGAGCAGTTGTTGTTGGCGGACTTTTCTTTGCCGTGCTCGCTGTGGCTATCGTCACTTCCGGGTATCTTCTCAGCAGGGAGCTATCTGCCGAATTTCCAACGTCAGAAGCTACAGAACAGGCGCTTGTGACCGACGAACTGTTCGTCATTCTCATCGCTGTTGCTCTTTTTTATCTCAGTATCCACCTCTTGGTTCGGGGCTATTACGTCGCTGTCTTGCGGACAGTCGTTGGTGTAGCGAATCCTGTTGCTCCCCGGTTTCGAATCCGTGCATTAGTTGATGGCATCAAATCGGCTCTTATCTTGTTCGGCTATCTCGTCCCAGCACTCGTATTAGGAGGTCTTGGTCTATTCATACGACGACCATCTACTCCAGAAACGGAAAACGCGGTGATCAACACAGTGGGTGCGTTCGCGTTCTTACTCGGACTGTTCGCTCTTATCGCTGCTGCGTATCTCGTTCCCGCAGCAACTGCCTTGTTTGCACAGCAAAACTCAGTTCGAGCAGCGTTCGAATTTTCAAGAGTCCGTACCTGTGTTTTCACCGAGGATTACGCTGTTGGTTGGGTGTTTGCCGGTGTCATGCGGCTCATCGTCGTCCCGATTGCAATCCTCCTCGAGTTTATTCTCGTCGGCTTTTTCTTGCGGTTCTATCTGCACGTTTCTATACAACATCTGTACGCGATCGCCGTCACGAGTGCGCTTGGACTCACTGCAGACGATTCAAACAACGGTGGAGACACGCCAGCTGAGGACCCGCTTCACCCATCGGTTGGATGA